A single genomic interval of Campylobacter concisus harbors:
- a CDS encoding major capsid protein has protein sequence MDELLKKFTVEAMTEIINQTKADQSFITDTFFKKWTPTLSNTHNIIIEKGAGIILESVSENGEHLVTKNPDQTIISVPLPRFPQYDTLPASEMNLLRTLNTQSEQLKSLSAAIGKKLASQKSKITNTVEYMAIGAIFGKVMDGKGKVLFELSANRKEITITNATKLLELLSDIEAAQKEVLGVAKPYIALVTRELFGELLKLAEAQEILKLKSCEVIDSNGVLTLKLFGKTFMPYDASYKNTKGKDTSYMSGKKGVVVPLMDDIFEVVYTRANHTSAIGKAPTKFFAAAPEVLDKGMGWGIVSESRPLPICNRLDAIIELKM, from the coding sequence ATGGATGAACTTTTAAAAAAATTTACGGTCGAGGCGATGACTGAGATCATAAATCAGACTAAGGCCGATCAAAGTTTTATAACGGATACGTTTTTTAAAAAATGGACTCCGACGCTTTCCAATACCCATAACATTATCATCGAAAAAGGTGCAGGCATAATCCTTGAAAGCGTTAGCGAAAACGGAGAGCACTTGGTGACAAAAAACCCTGACCAAACTATCATCTCTGTACCGCTTCCTCGCTTCCCGCAGTACGATACTCTCCCGGCTAGCGAGATGAATTTACTAAGAACGCTCAATACCCAAAGCGAGCAGCTTAAATCATTGTCTGCTGCTATCGGCAAAAAACTAGCTAGCCAAAAGAGTAAGATCACCAACACCGTAGAATATATGGCCATAGGCGCTATTTTCGGTAAGGTAATGGACGGCAAAGGAAAGGTGCTGTTTGAGCTTAGTGCAAATAGAAAAGAGATAACTATCACGAATGCGACTAAGTTATTGGAATTATTGAGCGATATCGAAGCAGCTCAAAAAGAGGTATTAGGCGTTGCAAAGCCGTATATCGCGCTAGTAACTAGAGAGCTTTTTGGCGAGCTGCTTAAACTAGCCGAAGCCCAGGAGATTCTAAAGCTAAAATCCTGCGAAGTCATTGACAGTAACGGCGTTTTAACTCTTAAACTTTTTGGCAAGACCTTTATGCCTTACGATGCCTCGTATAAAAACACGAAGGGCAAAGATACGAGCTACATGAGCGGAAAAAAAGGCGTAGTAGTGCCTTTGATGGATGACATCTTTGAGGTAGTTTATACGAGAGCAAACCATACGTCTGCCATCGGAAAGGCTCCGACAAAATTTTTCGCTGCGGCTCCAGAGGTGCTTGACAAAGGTATGGGCTGGGGAATTGTTAGCGAAAGCAGACCGCTTCCGATCTGCAATAGGCTTGACGCAATCATCGAGCTAAAAATGTAG